One segment of Streptomyces sp. NA02950 DNA contains the following:
- a CDS encoding PEP/pyruvate-binding domain-containing protein, producing MTGISAFPGPATAPGADATVVGENLSLPLFRTLSGVLAGHPYLKVVVDRVEHTWHLLDTAVHPFHVNYVATRILGMDLDELDARLDAFNASVYTDPGRRFLLGVLSLHADEDTEGRRPFLVLETTEADTMDGPLLQEFYDFVRERVDGRLPLLLKPANHAQEAALAPVSDVRLPRILSHELFVSRPRTPLNTGDAIGRLRWFASLEEYREHAAGLGWSDIVAMDCLPDDIPRVAGFINAAPITPLSHTNVLASGWGIPNAIVRDLPRLVEAEGLNGAWICYRVRDDEVSVVRLHEVPDLDEPAWHQQRIRLEPPLLEDIPVLELRRLRREDHDRYGTKAANLGELHHVLDSRTADLIAFYGRSRPPRKDLYGHLASRLTASADAEALRQAASEFVAATVTAPDGVALPFALQHRFLISSPALQQGIGKLKMALELGATDVLDPLCLSLQQLVRGTPVPDEVAARIIGPFADSGCRRRLVVRSSSNAEDLPGFSAAGVYDSITTVHGTDELLDAVRQVWASLLSPRSVRLRHEAGISLDDTYMGVIVQEYTPAELGGVLVTCNPTRREDFRNVYINCTPGSPESVVDGTALPLQYLYNTVEGGGRTVDLGSSGADLPSSARARLADLALTGRLLQSHFADDPDDPLDIEWLMTEEGGFRLVQLRPYAL from the coding sequence ATGACCGGCATCAGCGCGTTTCCGGGCCCGGCCACCGCGCCCGGCGCCGATGCCACCGTGGTCGGCGAGAACCTGTCGCTGCCGCTGTTCCGGACGCTGTCCGGAGTGCTGGCCGGACATCCGTATCTGAAGGTGGTGGTGGACCGCGTCGAGCACACCTGGCATCTGCTGGACACCGCCGTCCACCCGTTCCACGTCAACTATGTGGCCACCCGCATCCTCGGCATGGACCTGGACGAACTCGACGCACGGCTGGACGCGTTCAACGCCTCGGTGTACACCGACCCCGGCCGCCGGTTCCTGCTCGGTGTGCTGTCGCTGCACGCCGACGAGGACACCGAAGGCCGGCGGCCGTTCCTGGTGCTGGAGACCACCGAGGCCGACACCATGGACGGTCCGCTGCTCCAGGAGTTCTACGATTTCGTCCGGGAGCGGGTGGACGGGCGGCTGCCACTGCTGCTGAAACCCGCCAATCACGCCCAGGAGGCCGCGCTGGCTCCGGTCAGCGACGTACGGCTGCCGCGCATCCTCAGCCACGAGCTGTTCGTCAGCCGCCCCCGCACCCCGCTGAACACCGGTGATGCCATCGGCCGACTGCGCTGGTTCGCCTCGCTGGAGGAGTACCGCGAACACGCCGCGGGTCTCGGCTGGTCGGACATCGTGGCCATGGACTGTCTGCCGGACGACATACCGCGGGTGGCCGGATTCATCAACGCCGCCCCCATCACCCCGCTGTCCCACACCAATGTGCTGGCCTCCGGCTGGGGCATCCCCAACGCCATCGTGCGCGACCTGCCCCGGCTGGTGGAGGCGGAGGGGCTGAACGGGGCATGGATCTGCTACCGGGTCAGGGACGACGAAGTGAGCGTGGTCCGGCTGCACGAGGTCCCGGACCTCGACGAGCCCGCGTGGCATCAGCAGCGGATCCGGCTGGAGCCGCCACTGCTGGAGGACATCCCCGTCCTGGAGCTTCGCCGGCTGCGCCGCGAGGACCACGACCGCTACGGCACCAAGGCCGCCAACCTCGGTGAACTCCACCATGTGCTGGACAGCCGCACCGCCGATCTCATCGCCTTCTACGGCCGGTCCCGGCCGCCCCGGAAGGATCTGTACGGCCACCTCGCCTCCCGGCTGACCGCGTCCGCCGACGCCGAGGCGCTGCGCCAGGCGGCCTCGGAGTTCGTGGCGGCCACCGTCACCGCGCCCGACGGCGTGGCGCTGCCGTTCGCCCTCCAGCACCGTTTCCTGATCTCCTCGCCCGCTCTGCAACAGGGCATCGGCAAGCTGAAGATGGCGCTGGAGCTGGGCGCCACCGATGTGCTGGACCCGCTGTGTCTGAGCCTTCAGCAGCTGGTGCGCGGCACCCCGGTGCCGGACGAGGTGGCGGCGCGGATCATCGGCCCGTTCGCGGACAGCGGATGCCGCAGGCGGCTGGTGGTGCGGTCCTCCTCCAACGCCGAGGATCTGCCCGGGTTCTCCGCCGCCGGGGTCTACGACTCCATCACCACGGTGCACGGCACGGACGAACTCCTGGACGCCGTACGGCAGGTGTGGGCCTCGCTGCTGTCACCGCGCAGTGTCCGGCTCCGCCACGAGGCGGGCATCTCCCTGGACGACACCTACATGGGCGTCATCGTCCAGGAGTACACCCCGGCCGAGCTCGGCGGGGTGCTGGTCACCTGCAACCCGACCCGGCGCGAGGACTTCCGCAACGTCTACATCAACTGCACGCCCGGCTCCCCCGAGAGCGTCGTGGACGGTACGGCGCTGCCGCTCCAGTACCTGTACAACACCGTGGAGGGCGGGGGCCGCACCGTGGACCTCGGCTCCTCCGGTGCGGACCTGCCGTCGTCGGCCCGGGCGCGGCTGGCGGATCTCGCACTCACCGGGCGGCTGCTCCAGTCGCATTTCGCGGACGATCCGGACGATCCGCTGGAC
- a CDS encoding acetyl-CoA carboxylase biotin carboxylase subunit family protein, with amino-acid sequence MSKVLFVYAKGGPPLEYALSRVAAKAEVHLLVLSPLPPSARDVVTGLCASVVSPADTASQDLVALITAQAQAVGADAVFTPSEYAVVAVADACERLGLAGAGAHCVLARDKRMMRRTWDAHGVSQPRFRSVATERDLHEAAAEIPYPMLMKAAWSAGSTAHQILRGPEDIAPAWARAREVMEESARQGYAELHVAGADADFLVEEIVTGTAGDWFEEPGWGDYVSVEGVVADGVYHPVCLSGRMPTIEPFTERAGITPALLPEDAQRKVVELAAAAVDALGLRTCGTHTEIKLGADGRMWVIETAARFGGAMTVPQIEDVFGVDVIGMLIDRLLGREVDWPDPGPGSVLGAADAKGAAGSLVVLAVDGSGTAWPDRRLWDFAAVQRSGLISTGARLTEVAEHSLPDGTPVPVYDPAAGANTMAALCLLVADDPVTVIRDFERLNDALPTVLPPATATGRP; translated from the coding sequence GTGAGTAAGGTGCTGTTTGTCTACGCCAAGGGCGGGCCGCCGCTGGAATACGCGCTGTCCCGGGTCGCCGCGAAGGCCGAAGTGCATCTGCTCGTGCTCAGTCCCCTTCCGCCCTCCGCACGCGATGTGGTCACCGGGCTGTGTGCCTCGGTGGTCTCCCCCGCGGACACCGCGTCCCAGGACCTGGTGGCGCTGATCACGGCTCAGGCACAGGCCGTCGGCGCCGACGCGGTGTTCACCCCGTCCGAGTACGCCGTGGTGGCGGTGGCCGACGCCTGCGAACGGCTCGGCCTCGCCGGGGCCGGTGCGCACTGTGTGCTGGCCCGCGACAAGCGGATGATGCGCCGCACCTGGGACGCGCACGGGGTGTCCCAGCCGCGGTTCCGCTCCGTGGCCACCGAGCGCGATCTGCACGAGGCCGCGGCCGAGATCCCGTACCCGATGCTGATGAAGGCCGCCTGGAGCGCCGGGTCCACCGCCCACCAGATCCTGCGCGGCCCGGAGGACATCGCGCCCGCCTGGGCACGGGCCCGGGAGGTGATGGAGGAGTCCGCCCGCCAGGGCTACGCCGAGCTGCATGTGGCCGGGGCCGACGCGGACTTCCTGGTCGAGGAGATCGTGACGGGCACGGCCGGGGACTGGTTCGAGGAGCCCGGCTGGGGCGACTACGTCAGCGTCGAGGGTGTTGTGGCCGACGGCGTCTACCACCCGGTGTGCCTGAGCGGACGGATGCCCACCATCGAGCCGTTCACCGAGCGCGCCGGGATCACCCCCGCCCTGCTGCCCGAGGACGCCCAGCGGAAGGTGGTGGAGCTGGCGGCGGCCGCCGTGGACGCGCTCGGTCTGCGCACCTGCGGCACCCACACCGAGATCAAGCTGGGCGCCGACGGGCGGATGTGGGTCATCGAGACCGCCGCCCGGTTCGGCGGCGCGATGACCGTGCCGCAGATCGAGGACGTCTTCGGAGTGGACGTCATCGGCATGCTCATCGACCGGCTGCTCGGCCGCGAGGTCGACTGGCCCGATCCTGGGCCGGGTTCGGTGCTGGGCGCCGCGGACGCCAAGGGCGCGGCCGGATCGCTGGTGGTGCTGGCCGTGGACGGCTCCGGCACCGCGTGGCCGGACCGGCGGCTGTGGGACTTCGCCGCCGTCCAGCGGTCCGGGCTGATCTCCACCGGGGCGCGGCTGACGGAGGTGGCCGAGCACTCGCTGCCGGACGGCACACCGGTGCCGGTCTACGACCCGGCGGCGGGCGCGAACACCATGGCGGCGCTGTGCCTGCTGGTCGCCGACGATCCGGTCACGGTGATACGTGACTTCGAGCGGCTCAACGACGCCCTGCCCACCGTCCTGCCGCCCGCCACCGCCACCGGGAGGCCCTGA